In Musa acuminata AAA Group cultivar baxijiao chromosome BXJ2-8, Cavendish_Baxijiao_AAA, whole genome shotgun sequence, one genomic interval encodes:
- the LOC103994402 gene encoding uncharacterized protein LOC103994402, whose translation MEGRELPRSMMTSEQLSNVDSSDPRDHVKVREEDETDQSCRQSSDSVAITCEKRESSTASGGLRGGGRRLFDVIQQVREANAAAAGGNSSGSGSKWKSLRDRIRRAGAAWAAASSAQPHPISDPELVVPSRRSPFLGRSVSRSVSVRNPYPISDPELVVSSRSNPVRDRSVSLSVSVRNSEPPVPEPTVMAAASEKAAAVSSAGGNTEFGGGQKYVPGGNYDSSPLAAARAEEEEEEDDDDEEDDDEEEEEEKGDGEGDGGEQPARMSLMALLDMQWGGSGKEGLEAEEEEEEEEEVAEEEGEGAGDGMLYVCCVCMVRHKGAAFIPCGHTFCRLCSRELWVSRGNCPLCNGYILEILDIF comes from the coding sequence ATGGAAGGAAGGGAGCTGCCGCGCAGCATGATGACGTCGGAGCAGCTGTCCAACGTTGATTCTTCCGATCCCCGAGACCACGTCAAGGTTCGGGAGGAGGACGAGACCGACCAATCTTGCCGCCAGAGCAGCGATTCGGTGGCTATCACGTGCGAGAAGAGGGAAAGCTCCACGGCCTCAGGCGGCCTCCGCGGCGGCGGAAGGAGGCTGTTCGACGTCATCCAGCAGGTGCGCGAGGCGAATGCGGCCGCCGCGGGCGGGAATTCCTCCGGCAGCGGCTCCAAATGGAAGTCGTTAAGGGACCGCATCCGCCGCGCCGGCGCAGCCTGGGCAGCGGCGTCCTCGGCCCAGCCTCACCCCATTTCGGACCCCGAGCTCGTTGTCCCCTCCCGCCGCAGCCCCTTCCTCGGCCGTTCTGTCTCCCGCTCGGTCTCCGTGAGGAACCCGTACCCGATCTCCGACCCCGAGCTCGTCGTCTCCTCCCGATCCAACCCCGTCCGCGACCGCTCTGTTTCTCTCTCCGTCTCCGTTCGGAACTCCGAGCCTCCCGTCCCAGAACCCACGGTCATGGCGGCGGCCTCGGAGAAAGCGGCCGCGGTCAGCAGCGCAGGAGGAAACACAGAGTTCGGCGGCGGCCAAAAGTACGTTCCTGGCGGTAACTACGATTCGTCGCCGCTGGCAGCCGcgcgagcggaggaggaggaggaggaggatgatgatgatgaggaggatgatgatgaggaggaggaggaggagaagggggacgGGGAGGGAGATGGAGGGGAGCAGCCGGCTAGGATGTCATTAATGGCGTTACTGGACATGCAATGGGGCGGAAGCGGAAAGGAAGGGttagaggcggaggaggaggaggaggaagaagaggaagtggcggaggaggagggggagggggccGGAGATGGGATGTTGTACGTGTGCTGCGTGTGCATGGTGCGTCACAAGGGGGCGGCGTTCATCCCCTGCGGCCACACCTTCTGCCGCCTCTGCTCCCGTGAGCTGTGGGTCAGCCGCGGCAACTGCCCCCTCTGCAATGGCTACATCCTCGAGATCCTCGACATCTTTTAG
- the LOC135582427 gene encoding leucine-rich repeat receptor protein kinase MSP1-like, with translation MSTRGKKPQMLRAFSFFIILILCMPISDATYTGDIEKLFTLRDSLAERRIFLSSWFNVETPCNWSGITCAGPTVQAIDLSYTPLNVRIPSCLGEFRHLRLLNFSSCDLSGHIPETFGDLQNLQSLDLSKNHLSGVLPSSFANLQMLRELVLGTNSFSGGLSTIVGHLKGLTKLSISGNSFSGSIPPDIGNLQNLEYLDLSANSFSGPLPNNMENLRRLLHLDVSRNELSGSIFPGIGSLGNIITIDLSSNSFTGALPSTIGKLTSLESLWLGLNGFTGSLPVEIGNMKMLEVFSVHSCKLTGIVPEEISNLRNLTNLDISENNFEGELPQAIGNLVNLMYLVAADAGLSGSIPAQLGNCKNLKILDLSFNFFSGPLPGSLAGLDAVTTFIVEGNHLEGPIPTWISNWKMVNSIRLGKNLFNGSLPPLNLPFLTSFSADANQLSGEIPPKICDAKSLSSLSLSENKLTGSIEKTFKECSNLTDLVLVGNNLYGEIPGYLGELPLVTLELSQNNFSGMVPNQLWRSPTILELSLSNNQLNGHIPSSISDILERLQLDNNFFEGTIPKSIGYLCNLTNLSLHGNKLSGEIPPELFNCTNMVALDLSSNNLTGSIPGAISQLKLLDNLVLSNNQLSGHIPCEICAGFQQVAFPDSEFTQHYGMLDLSYNSLTGQIPAAIKNCSVLKELRLQGNMLNGSIPLELADLTNLTFIDLSFNSLSGPILSPILAQLSPLQNLQGLLLSNNQFDDLIPSDLSLMLPSLVKLNLSSNRLTGSIPKSIFDIKTLTYIDISQNSLSGPIPFTGSIARGTSSLLIFNASNNNLNGAILESVSNLTSLAVLDLHNNSLIGSLPSSLSKLDYLTYLDLSDNDFLGDIPCGICGITGLSFVNFSGNKLDRYSEDCALVNSCLSHHILSSPVVPYPPSPTLTESSVWGITLGAAIGLVALLFVFLRWRAMRQKSLDHVSADKANSAIIEPASSDELLGKKLKEPLSINVATFEHALLRLTLSDILRATENFSKARIVGDGGFGTVYKAVLPEECMVAIKRLYGGGQFQGDREFLAEMETIGKVKHQNLVPLLGYCVFGDERFLIYEYMENGSLEIWLRNRADAVDVLRWPVRFKICLGSARGLAFLHHGFVPHIIHRDMKSSNILLDRDFEPRVSDFGLARIISACETHVSTDLAGTLGYIPPEYGFTMKATVKGDVYSFGVVMLELLTGRPPTGEEEMEGGGNLVGWVRWMAGQGKEAEVLDPCLSTGGLWREQMMQVLAVARACTADEPWKRPSMLEVVKMLKEVKMKEAGDTVTRDV, from the coding sequence ATGTCAACAAGAGGAAAGAAACCTCAGATGCTTCGtgccttctcattcttcatcatccTCATTCTCTGTATGCCCATCTCGGATGCAACTTACACTGGTGATATCGAGAAGTTGTTCACTCTCAGAGATTCACTTGCTGAAAGAAGAATATTCCTATCTAGCTGGTTCAATGTGGAAACTCCATGCAACTGGTCAGGCATTACTTGTGCTGGTCCAACAGTCCAGGCTATAGACTTATCTTACACGCCCCTTAACGTACGAATCCCGAGCTGTCTTGGGGAGTTCAGACATCTCAGATTACTGAACTTTAGCAGTTGTGACCTGTCTGGTCATATTCCAGAAACATTTGGAGATCTGCAAAATCTACAGTCCCTGGACTTAAGCAAGAATCATCTATCTGGAGTCCTTCCTTCTTCATTTGCAAACCTGCAAATGCTCAGGGAACTTGTGCTTGGCACCAATTCCTTCTCTGGAGGCTTGAGCACTATAGTTGGACATCTTAAAGGTCTCACAAAGCTTTCTATCTCAGGGAATTCTTTCTCAGGTAGTATTCCACCTGATATAGGGAACTTACAGAATCTGGAGTATCTGGATTTGAGCGCGAATTCTTTCTCTGGGCCACTACCTAACAACATGGAAAACCTCAGGAGACTCTTGCACTTGGACGTTAGCCGAAATGAGCTGTCTGGGTCCATATTTCCTGGCATTGGTTCACTTGGAAATATTATAACCATCGACCTTTCTTCCAACAGCTTCACAGGAGCTCTGCCAAGTACTATTGGGAAATTGACAAGTTTGGAATCACTTTGGCTGGGACTGAATGGCTTCACTGGGAGTCTTCCAGTAGAGATTGGCAACATGAAGATGCTCGAAGTTTTCTCTGTCCACAGTTGCAAGTTAACAGGAATTGTTCCTGAGGAAATCTCTAACCTGAGAAACTTGACAAATTTAGACATTTCAGAGAACAATTTTGAAGGGGAACTACCGCAAGCTATTGGAAATTTGGTGAACCTTATGTACCTGGTTGCTGCTGATGCTGGGTTAAGTGGGTCTATACCAGCACAGCTAGGAAACTGCAAAAATCTAAAGATCCTAGATTTGTCATTCAATTTCTTTTCAGGTCCTCTGCCTGGGAGCCTTGCTGGACTAGATGCTGTTACTACATTTATTGTAGAAGGAAATCATCTGGAAGGTCCCATTCCCACCTGGATTTCAAATTGGAAGATGGTGAATTCCATAAGATTGGGCAAGAACCTTTTTAATGGATCTTTGCCTCCACTGAATCTGCCATTTTTGACTTCATTCTCTGCTGATGCCAACCAACTCTCAGGGGAGATTCCTCCAAAGATATGTGATGCCAAGTCTTTGTCGTCTCTCTCTCTATCGGAGAATAAACTGACTGGCAGCATTGAGAAAACTTTCAAAGAATGTTCTAATCTCACTGATTTGGTCCTAGTGGGGAATAACTTGTATGGTGAAATACCAGGCTATTTGGGTGAGCTTCCCCTTGTGACACTGGAATTATCACAGAATAACTTCTCTGGAATGGTTCCTAATCAGCTGTGGAGATCTCCGACCATTCTGGAATTATCTTTGAGCAACAATCAGCTTAATGGTCACATTCCAAGCAGCATTAGTGACATTTTGGAGAGGTTACAACTGGACAATAATTTCTTTGAaggaactataccaaaatcaatcGGCTATTTGTGCAACCTCACCAATTTGTCTCTTCATGGAAATAAATTATCTGGAGAGATACCACCAGAGCTTTTCAACTGCACAAACATGGTGGCACTGGATTTGAGCTCGAACAATCTGACCGGTTCAATTCCAGGAGCCATATCTCAGCTGAAGTTGCTTGACAATTTGGTCTTGTCTAACAACCAACTTTCTGGTCATATTCCCTGTGAGATCTGTGCTGGGTTTCAGCAGGTTGCTTTCCCTGATTCAGAGTTCACACAGCATTATGGTATGCTTGATCTTTCTTACAATAGTTTAACAGGTCAGATTCCTGCAGCCATTAAGAATTGTTCCGTGTTAAAGGAACTACGGTTGCAAGGCAACATGCTCAATGGAAGCATCCCTCTTGAGCTGGCAGACCTAACGAACCTGACCTTCATTGATCTGTCATTCAATTCTCTTAGCGGTCCAATTCTTAGTCCGATTCTTGCTCAGCTTTCTCCCTTGCAGAACCTCCAAGGTCTTCTCTTGTCAAACAATCAATTTGATGATCTCATTCCGAGTGACTTGAGTTTGATGCTCCCAAGCTTAGTGAAGCTCAATTTGTCATCCAACAGGCTGACTGGTTCCATTCCAAAGTCTATATTTGATATCAAGACATTAACATATATCGATATAAGCCAGAATTCACTTTCTGGACCAATCCCATTCACTGGCAGCATTGCTAGGGGAACAAGCTCCCTTCTGATATTCAATGCCAGCAACAACAATTTAAATGGTGCAATATTGGAGTCAGTGTCAAATCTGACCTCCCTTGCAGTCCTTGATCTCCATAACAACAGTCTCATTGGAAGTTTGCCATCGTCACTTTCCAAGCTTGATTATCTGACTTATCTTGACCTGTCTGATAATGATTTTCTTGGTGATATCCCTTGTGGCATTTGTGGTATCACTGGACTTTCTTTTGTCAACTTTTCTGGTAACAAGTTAGACAGGTACTCAGAGGATTGTGCTTTAGTGAATTCATGTCTGTCACACCACATCCTTTCCTCTCCCGTTGTACCTTATCCACCATCTCCAACACTAACTGAAAGCTCAGTCTGGGGTATTACTCTTGGTGCAGCTATAGGATTGGTAGCTCTGCTATTTGTTTTTCTTAGGTGGAGGGCAATGAGGCAGAAGTCTTTGGACCATGTCTCTGCTGACAAGGCCAACTCAGCAATCATTGAGCCAGCCTCCAGTGATGAGCTACTGGGAAAGAAGTTGAAGGAACCATTAAGCATCAATGTAGCCACATTTGAACATGCTCTGCTGCGGCTAACTCTAAGCGATATCTTGAGAGCTACTGAGAATTTTAGCAAGGCTCGCATTGTAGGTGACGGTGGTTTTGGCACTGTCTACAAAGCAGTTCTGCCTGAGGAATGCATGGTTGCAATCAAGAGGCTTTATGGTGGAGGCCAGTTCCAGGGTGACCGCGAGTTCCTGGCTGAGATGGAAACAATTGGGAAAGTGAAGCACCAGAACCTTGTTCCACTGCTCGGGTACTGTGTCTTTGGTGATGAACGGTTCCTGATATACGAGTATATGGAAAACGGGAGCCTCGAGATATGGCTGAGGAACCGAGCTGATGCTGTTGATGTGCTCAGGTGGCCTGTAAGATTTAAGATTTGTCTAGGATCTGCCCGTGGCCTTGCCTTCCTGCACCATGGTTTTGTGCCTCACATCATACACCGAGACATGAAATCCAGTAACATTCTGCTAGACAGAGACTTTGAGCCAAGAGTCTCAGATTTTGGTCTTGCACGTATAATCAGTGCATGCGAGACGCATGTCAGCACTGATCTAGCAGGGACATTGGGGTATATCCCACCGGAGTATGGATTCACAATGAAAGCCACCGTGAAAGGAGATGTTTACAGCTTTGGGGTGGTGATGTTGGAGTTGCTGACAGGAAGGCCTCCGACGGGAGAAGAGGAAATGGAAGGTGGTGGAAATTTGGTTGGTTGGGTAAGGTGGATGGCAGGGCAGGGAAAGGAGGCTGAGGTGCTTGATCCATGCTTGTCAACTGGTGGCCTTTGGAGGGAGCAGATGATGCAGGTGCTTGCGGTTGCCCGGGCATGCACAGCTGATGAGCCATGGAAGAGGCCCAGCATGCTCGAGGTTGTAAAGATGCTCAAGGAGGTCAAGATGAAAGAGGCCGGTGACACAGTCACCAGAGATGTCTGA
- the LOC135618517 gene encoding nuclear transport factor 2-like isoform X2, with protein MASEQSAPVGSSHPAQVVGNAFVNQYYHVLHRSPQLVFRFYQEASKLGRPDPQAEMSSVTGMDAINEKILSVDYSEFRAEIKTVDAQESLDGGIVVLVTGYLTGKDNVKRNFTQSFFLATQDKGYYVLNDIFRYVDDGNDQWESGALTSGDRAPLAPEQGIDGTLEQQQEAPPKQDQQVTEAPEEVELNEEEVFNSPEIEDAPTLEEEAPTIEMIDEVAKISQTVVADSGSAAILEGAPKKSYASIVKVMKENAPPSVPAPVPSRSAVVDIDQQASPVPTPAPAPNNTSAGSTAGESNSTQESEVDGYSIYIKNLPLNATPAQLEEEFKKFGPIKPGGIQVRSHKQGFCFGFVEFEVASAVQCAIEASPIMIGGRQAFVEEKRPNSSRGKLNGSCYVMFI; from the exons ATGGCTTCCGAGCAGTCGGCTCCCGTCGGATCTTCGCACCCCGCTCAAGTG GTCGGCAACGCCTTCGTTAATCAGTACTACCACGTCCTTCACCGTTCCCCGCAGCTCGTTTTTCGCTTCTATCAGGAGGCCAGCAAGCTTGGGCGGCCGGACCCTCAGGCTGAAATGAGCTCTGTTACTGGCATGGAT GCAATCAATGAGAAGATACTTTCCGTGGACTATAGTGAATTCAGGGCAGAAATAAAGACGGTGGACGCACAGGAATCTCTTGATGGAGGCATTGTCGTGCTTGTCACTGGTTACCTTACTGGGAAAGATAATGTTAAGAGGAACTTTACTCAATCTTTCTTCCTTGCCACTCAGGATAAGGGCTACTATGTCTTAAATGACATATTTAGATATGTCGACGATGGTAATGACCAATGGGAAAGTGGTGCTTTGACGAGTGGCGACCGTGCACCTCTTGCTCCTGAGCAGGGTATTGACGGGACTTTGGAGCAGCAACAAG AAGCTCCTCCAAAACAGGATCAACAGGTAACTGAAGCACCAGAAGAAGTGGAACTGAATGAGGAGGAGGTGTTCAATTCTCCAGAGATTGAGGATGCTCCCACTCTTGAGGAGGAAGCCCCCACGATAGAAATGATTGATGAGGTTGCCAAAATTTCTCAAACTGTGGTTGCTGATTCTGGTTCTGCTGCTATCCTGGAAGGGGCACCAAAGAAATCCTATGCTTCTATC GTTAAAGTCATGAAAGAGAATGCTCCACCATCAGTTCCTGCACCTGTTCCTTCTAGATCTGCAGTTGTCGACATCGATCAACAGGCATCACCAGTTCCAACACCAGCTCCTGCACCTAATAATACTTCTGCTGGTTCTACTGCTGGTGAAAGCAACAGTACACAAGAGTCAGAAG TTGATGGTTATTCAATCTACATAAAAAATCTTCCTTTGAATGCCACTCCTGCACAACTTGAGGAAGAATTCAAGAAGTTCGGACCTATCAAGCCTGGTGGCATACAAGTTAGAAGTCATAAG CAAGGGTTTTGCTTTGGCTTTGTGGAATTTGAAGTGGCTAGTGCTGTCCAATGTGCAATAGAG
- the LOC135618517 gene encoding nuclear transport factor 2-like isoform X3, with protein sequence MASEQSAPVGSSHPAQVVGNAFVNQYYHVLHRSPQLVFRFYQEASKLGRPDPQAEMSSVTGMDAINEKILSVDYSEFRAEIKTVDAQESLDGGIVVLVTGYLTGKDNVKRNFTQSFFLATQDKGYYVLNDIFRYVDDGNDQWESGALTSGDRAPLAPEQGIDGTLEQQQEAPPKQDQQVTEAPEEVELNEEEVFNSPEIEDAPTLEEEAPTIEMIDEVKVMKENAPPSVPAPVPSRSAVVDIDQQASPVPTPAPAPNNTSAGSTAGESNSTQESEVDGYSIYIKNLPLNATPAQLEEEFKKFGPIKPGGIQVRSHKQQGFCFGFVEFEVASAVQCAIEASPIMIGGRQAFVEEKRPNSSRGKLNGSCYVMFI encoded by the exons ATGGCTTCCGAGCAGTCGGCTCCCGTCGGATCTTCGCACCCCGCTCAAGTG GTCGGCAACGCCTTCGTTAATCAGTACTACCACGTCCTTCACCGTTCCCCGCAGCTCGTTTTTCGCTTCTATCAGGAGGCCAGCAAGCTTGGGCGGCCGGACCCTCAGGCTGAAATGAGCTCTGTTACTGGCATGGAT GCAATCAATGAGAAGATACTTTCCGTGGACTATAGTGAATTCAGGGCAGAAATAAAGACGGTGGACGCACAGGAATCTCTTGATGGAGGCATTGTCGTGCTTGTCACTGGTTACCTTACTGGGAAAGATAATGTTAAGAGGAACTTTACTCAATCTTTCTTCCTTGCCACTCAGGATAAGGGCTACTATGTCTTAAATGACATATTTAGATATGTCGACGATGGTAATGACCAATGGGAAAGTGGTGCTTTGACGAGTGGCGACCGTGCACCTCTTGCTCCTGAGCAGGGTATTGACGGGACTTTGGAGCAGCAACAAG AAGCTCCTCCAAAACAGGATCAACAGGTAACTGAAGCACCAGAAGAAGTGGAACTGAATGAGGAGGAGGTGTTCAATTCTCCAGAGATTGAGGATGCTCCCACTCTTGAGGAGGAAGCCCCCACGATAGAAATGATTGATGAG GTTAAAGTCATGAAAGAGAATGCTCCACCATCAGTTCCTGCACCTGTTCCTTCTAGATCTGCAGTTGTCGACATCGATCAACAGGCATCACCAGTTCCAACACCAGCTCCTGCACCTAATAATACTTCTGCTGGTTCTACTGCTGGTGAAAGCAACAGTACACAAGAGTCAGAAG TTGATGGTTATTCAATCTACATAAAAAATCTTCCTTTGAATGCCACTCCTGCACAACTTGAGGAAGAATTCAAGAAGTTCGGACCTATCAAGCCTGGTGGCATACAAGTTAGAAGTCATAAG CAGCAAGGGTTTTGCTTTGGCTTTGTGGAATTTGAAGTGGCTAGTGCTGTCCAATGTGCAATAGAG
- the LOC135618517 gene encoding nuclear transport factor 2-like isoform X1: protein MASEQSAPVGSSHPAQVVGNAFVNQYYHVLHRSPQLVFRFYQEASKLGRPDPQAEMSSVTGMDAINEKILSVDYSEFRAEIKTVDAQESLDGGIVVLVTGYLTGKDNVKRNFTQSFFLATQDKGYYVLNDIFRYVDDGNDQWESGALTSGDRAPLAPEQGIDGTLEQQQEAPPKQDQQVTEAPEEVELNEEEVFNSPEIEDAPTLEEEAPTIEMIDEVAKISQTVVADSGSAAILEGAPKKSYASIVKVMKENAPPSVPAPVPSRSAVVDIDQQASPVPTPAPAPNNTSAGSTAGESNSTQESEVDGYSIYIKNLPLNATPAQLEEEFKKFGPIKPGGIQVRSHKQQGFCFGFVEFEVASAVQCAIEASPIMIGGRQAFVEEKRPNSSRGKLNGSCYVMFI, encoded by the exons ATGGCTTCCGAGCAGTCGGCTCCCGTCGGATCTTCGCACCCCGCTCAAGTG GTCGGCAACGCCTTCGTTAATCAGTACTACCACGTCCTTCACCGTTCCCCGCAGCTCGTTTTTCGCTTCTATCAGGAGGCCAGCAAGCTTGGGCGGCCGGACCCTCAGGCTGAAATGAGCTCTGTTACTGGCATGGAT GCAATCAATGAGAAGATACTTTCCGTGGACTATAGTGAATTCAGGGCAGAAATAAAGACGGTGGACGCACAGGAATCTCTTGATGGAGGCATTGTCGTGCTTGTCACTGGTTACCTTACTGGGAAAGATAATGTTAAGAGGAACTTTACTCAATCTTTCTTCCTTGCCACTCAGGATAAGGGCTACTATGTCTTAAATGACATATTTAGATATGTCGACGATGGTAATGACCAATGGGAAAGTGGTGCTTTGACGAGTGGCGACCGTGCACCTCTTGCTCCTGAGCAGGGTATTGACGGGACTTTGGAGCAGCAACAAG AAGCTCCTCCAAAACAGGATCAACAGGTAACTGAAGCACCAGAAGAAGTGGAACTGAATGAGGAGGAGGTGTTCAATTCTCCAGAGATTGAGGATGCTCCCACTCTTGAGGAGGAAGCCCCCACGATAGAAATGATTGATGAGGTTGCCAAAATTTCTCAAACTGTGGTTGCTGATTCTGGTTCTGCTGCTATCCTGGAAGGGGCACCAAAGAAATCCTATGCTTCTATC GTTAAAGTCATGAAAGAGAATGCTCCACCATCAGTTCCTGCACCTGTTCCTTCTAGATCTGCAGTTGTCGACATCGATCAACAGGCATCACCAGTTCCAACACCAGCTCCTGCACCTAATAATACTTCTGCTGGTTCTACTGCTGGTGAAAGCAACAGTACACAAGAGTCAGAAG TTGATGGTTATTCAATCTACATAAAAAATCTTCCTTTGAATGCCACTCCTGCACAACTTGAGGAAGAATTCAAGAAGTTCGGACCTATCAAGCCTGGTGGCATACAAGTTAGAAGTCATAAG CAGCAAGGGTTTTGCTTTGGCTTTGTGGAATTTGAAGTGGCTAGTGCTGTCCAATGTGCAATAGAG